Below is a window of Cataglyphis hispanica isolate Lineage 1 chromosome 2, ULB_Chis1_1.0, whole genome shotgun sequence DNA.
AGGAAACTCTGTTCCAATAATTGCTGCACAGTTGGCAGATTTAGATGGTCGTCTTTTTCcacaaataattgataatgataCGCATCTTGCCCAGAGCTTAATTTGAGAAATGGTTCAGCATTTAAAATCTGGGCGACTAGCGACGTTAAAAATTCCTCCGGATctgaatacattaaaaatatatcacaattatattagcgatataaaataatattcaagattttgaaatgtaaaaacGAAGACCTTTCTCTTCGCTAGTAAGACCGGACACTGACGATAATTTTTCGAGCAATGTTCTAAGTTTCATTACACGATCTGCTCTGACAAACATGTTCTTTCTAAGTGGATTTACAATCTCTTCTCTCAAAACTCTTTGCACTTCTTCATATTGTGGACAATCTTTTTCATTTGGTGGTCTGAAAAATCATTACACAATCCCAGACATATACTTTTGctaaaattatactattatatcacatatttatgtaatcatatctattttttcttttaaagagaaatagtgtttttttaattatatattttaactacaaataaaacaaaattaattaccgAAACAATAGGTTGTCGAATACACTCGTAAATGTGAACATACTGAAGAGAGTAGCATCTAAATAGCACGAATTGTGATGACCCTGAATACCACGATATTTCCCACATATACTTTCCAAGTCTCCCTTAACGGAGATAGGTCGTACTATGCCCGCGATTACAGAACTCTCCATGTTACCGAAATGATCGTTATTTGTAAGTGCCGGTTGCTCATTGAGTTTCGTctgtttacaaataaaaaattataaatcaattatttttttttcaaatttattcgcACAATGGTAaatagatattgaaaaaacattgcaaatatcttattatatctatacttACGTTTTCGTAATGAGAACAATGTTCAATATCTGTGAATATAGCTTTATAAGGTCTACAGTGAAAGTATCTAACATCTTTATAAGTTCCATCAGTACCTAAAGGGTGTCCATCATCCTATGAATGGTACATCATTCAAGTTTGTTctcttatacttttataacaaACCATTTAATCAATTCATTTCACTCACCAATTCGACTGCTGCCATCAATTTGCCAGGACTTATACCAGATGGTGTGCCAATCCATCGAATAACTCCATAATGAATATCAGAATCCAGAAGTACTTTTACAGTAGAACCCACTATGAAATCTTTCTTATTCTCTAccctgaatttttttatttcgttcttTTCTACTGCATTAcctattacaattaataatatgcataatttgttgtaattgcttgtaatattttttaaaaatgtattttaacataaagaatttaaagataatatgtataaatataaattatcacttttttatgtatatataaaaatatataacttgattgtgtttttaaaaacaaatatttgcgGTAGAGGCAGGATATTAACTACATCTTACTGTAATTCAATAAGTCTATGCTACATGCATCTTCCAcatcactatatatatttgattctatATCACTACTCCATTTGTGCTCCAATACAAAAATAGGAATGTTTTGCAATTCTGTTGtcatttttcaacaataatacaataactGTATGATGCTTTATAACCTGCCGGCAGCTCTCTAGGAAGTAAGACTAGGTctgtgtatatttttagacACCTCAGCTATTATTAAACTTCCTCTACCGCATGGAAGAATTTAAGTCCAGCATcagcaattttgttttaaggTTTTTAAGGGAAAAcatcatgaaaataaatatatttagcaaatttacaataataaaattaccacATTTAAAAAGAGTGTGATCGATGcttttagtataattattaacattattttcgaGGTTTGATTTTGTGGCCTGATGATGTTCTTTCAGTATGTTGACAGATTCTTGATTGTTGTTCTTATTGTCATCAAACAgggtaaatttttctaataaaacagCTGGTGTACTATCAAGCACAGAtcttttcttatcattattatcagtTCCTATGTTATTCTTTAAGaatgctaaaataaaaatatatcaaattgaaTAAGTATGAAAgactattacatataaaaaaatattaaattataatttatatacttttttcaatGTTGCCAGAAATTATGTCAGATTCAGTTTTATATgggtatatattatttacagtaGCAAATGTTACACTAGCATTTGaatatgtagaaataaaatactctTTGGCCAATAGAGATGTTTTGAATACTTCTTGGCTTTCCtggaatgtatatgtatttttaatatcatatcttgtataatatacatatataatcataaaatatattcaagaaaCCATTTCCTCCTCATCAACAGATTTTCTCACAATCTTAAAACTAGTCaatttcttgatattaaaaaatgtaattatgtacattgcatgttttttatatatattttcaacattaagtatttttacagTTAAGTTCcaattaaagcaatattaattaaaaattaatcagaagACAAAGCTATGTCGCTTGCAAATTTGGTTTGCTAAATTTGTTCATTTTGctcattttgtttttataattaagaaagagaAGACTACACTTTCgtatatatcttacatataatacatctaaatgtataaattaagaaaatctttaatataagagTAACAGACATTAAAAGTAGCATTACTAATTCACCAATAATTCAAGGCCAAAATAATGTCCCAATCCAAGTTGCTTCACAGGTCCAATGTATCTGACAAGCGCAATCTCCTTAACTCGCCTGTTAGAAGAATCAGAGCAGTACCAGACCTTGTCGTTgacagagatattttttattcgctcGCACAGAGCCTCATCATTCGCGATTCGAATTCTCTCCTGAGGGGATTGAACGGTGAGCAGATACTGCCAGATCTTCTGTGACACGGGGATAAGATCATACTTATGGCAACGCCATTCTGTACCGCACCAGATTTTAGATCCGCCAATGGTGTCGATCACGCGGACTTTCAAGACACTCTCCTTCAAATCCTCCAGTGCTTCTACAAGCATTCCCACACGCAGCTCGTTAACATTAACGACACATGCACCGAATAGCCGTATCAGTACCGTGTCTTGCTTGGCAATGTAGTGTTGCAGGACTCGGTGTTCCTTGTTACTGTCACGATCTTCCATGatcgtatattaaattatcatcctACACGAAAGAAATGTTGTTGATTTATTAGGTCCTCTGTCAACCTCAACGTTTGTTTCtcttattcgatatatttgtatatcttattcgatatatttgatACGATGATAGAATTTAATCTTCCTTTAAACTTCGggtgcgttccgtttcacgcatgATGCGCATAGGGTGACACTGACAGTATTGACGCATGGCATGGAGTGCAGGAATCGTTCCGCTTCTCTACTGTACTTCATGCACTGTTCATGCGCTTTCGATAACGGAATAGTTTTTGTGCAGTtcatgcaatatattaaataaacatggaCAGAAATTTGAGGTTAACTAAATCACAGACGAATTTAATGATTGATGTTACATCTATTTTCATGATGAAcacggaaaaaaatttatattcaattattttttaattttgatttatatttttctttatttatattacacgaCAGATAAGTACGCAGATCCGCGACCAGCTCAAATCAGCTTTAAATCTATTTCGCGCGTAAATGCATGAACTGTATAAGTTGCCTCAGCTCACGAGGTGAGATACTTCATGAGTTCATGGCAGTCTCATGCACCGGAAGAGGCGAGGCTGGACCATGCAAGCAGCGAGTGCGCATGAAGAGAAACGGAACGAATTTCCATGCTCTTATGCGCATcatgcgtgaaacggaacgcaccCTTCGAACAATAgatattctctttaattacatattttcatagattatatatatataggattagtttctaatatttgtgAATTACGTATATCTGGTTTCTTAGCAACcgataaaacaataagatagtttgttttatttttcagcaACGATCGTAATGTGATGGACGGATTCACTTTATcaagaatttcaaaaatgttgtTCCTAAGAAATGTACAAAAGGTAacgtataacaaatataattcgaaaattaaattatttttaatacgatatagcgtgcaattaatattgaatattaattattagttataagTACAAATCGTGacttaaaaaagttataaatgttttaaaacattttaaactcTGTTATATTGAGAGAAATGTAAACCTTAAAACTCttatatttgttgtaaaattatatttatatttatataagttatgctaaatatatatgttgcatTCGTTAAATAGGGAAGTTTCCAAATTTTACAGTTTTTCAAAGAAtaacttctcttttttttaaactttttttttgtaaaaattcacatttgatatattatttataaaacaaaaaataaaatagagaaaatgtaacacatttcttttgcaccAACTCagtaaatataacaaaagatattaaattataaaaaatataagtaaagcatttatatatataaatatttagattcgTTTTTACGATACTCCATTATTACGAAGATCATTCAATACAAATCAAAGACGCTTCTTCTACGAGGACGACAGCAAGGCGTTTCACAACTTTAAATTGAAGCAAGCAAAGATGcaggtatatataatttaaagcaattttaaaatttgatttataataactgcatgaagaaaatttttatattaacacacataatttatttcggtAGTGCGACGATGACCTTCCTGTCTATTTAAAGTGCGGCGCacgtgataaaatattatttaactttacaaTAGGTTTGCTTTTATGTAACACCCTTGCAACGCTTTATGGAGTCAAGGAAATGTTCagacaattttaatcttacatatattgtaacaatattctttttccatcacataaaataaacatttaaatagatGTGTTCtaagaattaatttgtaaattctctttataatatctctataatatctttatctctttaatatatcgaacaatttcaatttataaaatactaatacatataatataatttatataattattaagcacATGTACAGTTATTATattcatgcatatatatacatttatttttaacaccaTTCCAAATATTGGAAGAGATTTAATAAGGCACTTGATTGCTCTGTAGATACcaatatgaatgaaaattaaatattaatctgtaaatattacataatatattacatatgatagataacttatataatttatgttattgtaaatttatgatttaatatctGATTCACTACATACAAACACAAGCATAACACTATATAATCAGAGgaacagaaattttatataagcaatttctaaatgcaaaaatctgataataatataactcaCGTATCAATTCAATGCTTTGCACAGtttacaaacaaataaattatctataattgcacttaaaaatatatgtaatgaaagaagagaaagtaataatgaaattataaaactacataaaatgtttgtatctctctcttgattactatatataaattaatatattttttttctatatttgtacaattttatgcaaagtaaaaatttaaattatgcatgtaatataaatcaataaaacgaaaaattatatagtactTTTTCACCAAACCATTTTCACAATTCATTATATGAATATCTCacattggaaaaataaattttatgctttgcatattgataatatgtaagcatacattaaaaaatataacatttttgataTCACAGGAAAACGTATTTACATAGTCTCATAATTACATAGTTGTTTCACTAGTAACACTTGATGAAGTTACttacaaaacaatatttaattgccctgactatttaattaatttttaatatttttctaatcgaattttttttatctctcataGTCCCAATCTTTATTTACatactttatttcttataataccaatctttatttacattatttcataaatttacatatttcaaataatgtaaataagatTGATActataaaaagtaaagaaagacatttttaatacgatttttaaaactcttatatatacttgttttatattagaaatcatAATAACATCTTGTTTTAGTCTATTTACATTTGCACTATCGTATCTGCCTTTccgttttatttatacagtttATGATTTCTTAATGATCGCATAACCATTTTCCATTTTCGTCTTCTTCGCATTATCTTTTGTTGCTGCttgtgatgattttttttattgtaaattttatttgatgtcTGAGCTATAATCATCTTCTGATATctgatatgtttatattttggtTATCATACAAGTTGGTCGTATGTTCAGGCaaagttttctttctttgctgCATTAAAGCTTTTAGAGCTTCACTAAACTGTAATAATGTTTCAGCAATTGGCTGTTCCATATATTTTGCTGCGATTTCATCAAATTGATCATCCTCCTCTAAAGTTAATTCATCCTTGATATGCTTAAATTGatctaatatttctttgaaactTTCTCTAGCATCTTTTACCACAACTTGATTCTCACTTTTTACAGAATGATCTGTATTACTGTTGTCCATTTCTGTTATGTGTAGATTGCTCTCAATATGATTTGTATGGCTTATATCATTTGTTGATGTCattgaatcaatattttcatatataaaatctttttcaaattctttaaattgatttattatattttttatactttctcttacatttattgattttgaCGGTTTAAGATCTTGTTTACCTTCTTTCTTTACAATTTGTCCCTCAGTGACAGGTAATTTTGTATCAATGCTCTCATGTGTTTTTGTAATCTTCTTTATTGTTAcatctacaattttttctttatttagatCTTCGTTTTCCGCGATTTGCTCTCGATTAactgattttattatcttgattTTATCTGTCTTCTGTGTAGTGTCttttgctttattaaatttttgtttatcatcattttttatatgttcttttgcaatcttttgatcttgaattttatcttgaattgttaagattttaaaatcctTTGCTTCTTGTAAATTGGATTGTAACATTTTCGTTCTTTTTGGCCATTCTGTTGTTATAGCTCctcttttcattaattttattggaaactCTGCATTTCGTTCATcatttgtttctcttttttgattgtcttcttttatcttttcctggataatttttttaatcgtttttttAGTGCCCTGAGTTTCTTGTTGCAGATTTAAATCGTTTTCAAGTTTttccttaataatttttttttcttcaatgttcgtttttattttttcatcaagttTAGCATCATAAATATTAGGAATACTTTCGAAATTTTCCTGAGaatccaaatttttttcttttttatcttttgaattTGGCGATAATTTATTCCTATCTTCAATTTTCCACGTAGTAGTATTTTCCATAGATGTcgcattattttctattagatTGTTAAACATTTCGACTTCttcatcgatattaataatcatttctttGATCTTTTCTATAtctgataaattttgtttatcaattttttctggCTTTCCAAATTTTTCTGATGACTCCACAATATTATGAACTATTggttttattgtatttacttCATGTGACATGttaaattctacattttttatattatctatctgTGTTGGAGGATTCTTTACGAAAATCGAAGATTTTGCTTTATGAGGATCGTATGTGATAttcgattttcttttcataataaatatactaggTTTTGTTTTAACTCTAATAGGCGGTatcatgttataattaaatgctatATGCGAGAATGCATCGAtagaatctataatattatgggttttaagataagattttatttttggagaATATTTGCTTTTTGCTCCTATCAAAAGATGAGTGAACTGAAGCATTTCAGGATCATTAATAGTCAAATTCTCTTGTTTCGaatatctgtaatataattaaagttttttttcattaaaagataTCGTAATGAAGCTAGAATTATTGAAGACAACATAACTTACATCCAAGAAGCATTGGTCTGTGTAAATCTTGATACTCCGGTTTGCGCAGTAAATACATcgatatgtacatgtattggTTCGATCGAGTTTTTCTCGAGTTTATGTAATCTAGTAATTGCCACACCTCcaggataattaaaattagccACATATAGCAGAAATGTGgagaatacaatatttaatgcaacatGAATCAGGATTACCAGTGCTAAAAAACCATGCCACTTTGTTTTTGCTCTGTTTTCCCatctaattattaagaaacagtttttatattatatgcagcCACAAGAGTTAGTAGTTTTAAGTTTAATCTATCAGtagttatattatagattaagctttcattaagattttatgaatattaatattgattttagttttgacatattgataaaaccgagatagaaaattaattaaatgtaattttaaggcgaaatatatacttacattCTATGGCAAGCAACAGCTGCACCAACATTTAGTAATGGAAacacatatatgataaatctCAATTCCTTATGTGGTAGAAATGACAATAATGCGACGAATACAATAGCTGGGATGGTAAACGTACGAACTCTAGCATCCCAAAACATCCCCACAGGAACTAGAAAGTATGAAAATGCTAGACCTCTTGGCAACGCCGAATAAAAGTACCATAAAAATGGTGATGTCTATTCATCAGTtaagtttatttatgtattgaaaatgtttgttcaaaattttaatattttgaacagtaaaaaatatctatttaaaataaatttatgatatcttgaacattcttattttataattcatgcTATAATACAAtagatcaaaaataatttctttcgatATTCAAGATAGATTCAAAATAACCATTTAAGATACTGaagatatttgagaaaaaaaaagttattatatctGAAAAGGATACACCCCATTCACTGCTCTTATTAAGAATagtgttgaaataaaatacttcGCCTTCTGGCCACACTAAGCGTCTCCAGAATATTGAATCTATAGCAACAGTAAGTGCTAAGAACAATATACCAGCTGGAACTGCGATTTTAAAtagtctaaaaatttttataaaacatgtaataaacaaaataattttggaaaaatcattatgcattatgtatgtaaaaaataagatatttctttaattataaaaagttttaatcaatTGTAAGCAAAGCtacaaaacttaaatttatgtCTCAATAAGATAGTTTATGTattcaatatgtataataatttacaatctaTGTTATCTTGTAGAAAGTTCCTTCATGATTCTAATTGCTTCTGTTTGTAATTTTACAGCTATATTAGGCATCCGTgctataattcataaataccTCTGTATAGAAAGTTTTTTGCTAGCTATATCAAATAATAGGAACAATCCTAAAAGTATGGCGAGTTCTGCtctgaatattattatcgctGCAGCTGATGCCCAGATAAATATCACATAATTTTGCTTTAGCCATCCAAATAAGGCGAGTAACACTATATCAGTCccatttacaattaaaatgagaaatatatctagtatgttattatatgtgcataataaattacaattctaaagtaatacataaatacaaattctagttttattttattacctaAAGGCATAGCCATTATGTTTGGCAGTGGACGACTGAGATAgtacataaaatgatattgCGTTACAGTTATGGCAATAAACCATTTTGTAAACTGCAACCCAAAGATATTCTGTAAAGCGTGCCTATATAACTTGAATGTAGCTATCACCAATACCCCCAACGTTGTTCTTACTGAAAGATATTCCCTTcagctttatattatatataaaaaaaaatgtaaaaaattgtgattacatattctaaaattacaCACTATTTACCTGCATATTGAGCAATAACTTTATTGAGCTTTAGATAATTAAGGCATGCTATTAATGGCGAGGCAAAACCAGATACTACAATAGGTCCCAGAAAAGAACGTGGTACCACTCCAGGAAATTCGTGATGATCAtactatcaaatataaaaatatgatatattaacttgcaaacaaatttttgtaatgttaaatagttaattatataaaacaatctgaaaattatagatctctttctctctcattattgCCACAGATACTAATAGTAATgacgcatataaaaaaatgaccaTTAGAAAATAGTCTATTTGTATCTATCACATCTTGTCTTGAAAGATTCGGAGCGGCATCAGCTGATCGTGCGTTTAAAAATACACGTGTTCAGtgctataaatataactgCACGTTTTACGTTGTTCGCTCGATCGCAATCAGTCGAGCGAAACAGACATAATGATCGTCGAATAACTCGAGTTCTCCATTTGATAGACAacgatattatttgatatttaaatcattaccTCTGTCAGATTGAAGCCGTGATAGAGGATATCATGCATAGCCTGCAGATTGAAACTTTCCTCAACTTTTGTGAATGgacaatataattgatataacatCGATATTAGGATTATTAGCTGCTCCATGATCGTTGAATTGCGCTTATACTAATTGTGTATCTTCGCTCGGCAAATTCGTTGACCTTATCATGATAGACTTAGGAAGCGAGACcgaagaatctttttttcaacgtGTTATTGTTGCGGTGTTACTGTATGGTCGGGCACCAACCACGTATCTGTTACAAAACAGTAGCGGTTTACGCATGCGTCTTTCTCTACCAACACGAATCTCAATTTCGAGATATTCACACAATTATTTggtcaatttataattactgcAGCATcacttgattttttattaatttttttcttgataacaaattttttattggaattaagaccgtatttatttttaaaaactctcTTGAAATATGagcataaaaaattacgagaaaagtatatatataaaaaaattatatatataattttgaatagttttgatattagagaaaaatattattatataaggcTAAGTtccaaaactataaaatttccTCTTTGAGAAAAATCTTACTCGATGCACCttttaattaatcagaaacgctcaaaaaaatttcagaatttatGTTGCACTAATTAtgatcatatataatacacattataatacaaaatacatttaatacttattaatttcaattttcacttatttttatataattacttgtattactttaatattatatttgcaaatatttatttaagaaatatgaatTGCGGTTactaatctaatataaaaataatcttttataattcttttttcctttctcacaatttaaatattagcgCGTTACTACTCCAACGTGGCGACAAAAGCATTAACCAATcggaataaagaaatctttattctttttatcctgATTGGTTAATCAAACGTTTCGAAGTATTCTAGCGCCTTCCCGAGCGCAGCTAACAAAACTGGGTTTGGAGAGACGCTATTGGCTCCTGCACATAGAACGCAGAAACTCTTGCGGTGTGATaactaatcaattttttactctAATGGAAAGTTGTAAGTTGATTGGCTGACCAAAAGTTGAACAAGGATAGAACACGTTCATAGCGCTAAAACTAAAAGCTCCGCACTCCACGCTCCACGTGTTTACCGAACCTAACACTAGTTGAAGAAAGTGAAAGAAAGCGTGCAAGAGAATATTTCGTAATCTGtagtatcttttatattctcaaaaaaaGGGATCAATTTGTCGATTTTTTAGTGCTCAAAGTCTATTAACCGTTTTGTGTGGATTAATATCTGTCggaagcaaaaaattttcacgatAACATATTGTAATACACGTGCATTGTGAAACAAAGAAGTAGTGCGTGGTCATATTAGCTGCATTCCTTCTCGGTGTATTCTTTCTGCGAAAACTTAGCTAATGCAATAACTACATAACGCTTATATGAAGACCAAAAACTTTATGACTATATCTAAAGTGTAACTTCGTGTTTTAGTTGTGATATTTTCAGTTTTGTATCAGAAGGcaatctaaaaagaaaaatatcattttatcatgTCGATCATGAATAAGATGtaagttattttttgtatatatatatatatatatatatatatatatctgtatatattttgcacgtATTAATAGTATGCCGaagtattatgtatatacattataattatgtatatacattataattatgagcAATATTTTCACACAGAAAGCCAGTTACACCTAAGGGCAAgagaattctattaaaaaaagcacCTCAAATGGTAGAAGATGCCAAAGAAACTTTgtgttttaaaagtaaaaatacgtCACAGATTGCTGTCAATATCATGAAGGATTTGGTGAgtggaattatttatattgcgatcatatattatttaactttttttatgagttaattttttgaaaatttgttaaaattttgaaactgtaatttaaaaatatatgagggtgaatcaaatatataaatgagacttgttcaaaaaatatttatttgattactgCATATGAAAACTAATACAGGATTATTCTTTTACATAGCATCCATTAATGTCCATATGTGCTTGccatcatacaattttttattcacgcttcataaaaaataacaggacaaatacaaaaacttattaattatgtacatcATTTCATACTCGCTttgtcttaaaatataatatatctaagatTCATATATGAGAATGCATCAAAAATGCTTCTCCTTTTACTGTATAGTAGAATCTATAGTAGATCcaaaagtttctaaaaaatttcaaccCTTATAGCCTTTTGATCGAAAAATCATTGCATAATGGGCATAATCTCGAGTTTGAAATGCAGATTAGAAGATTGTTAGGGCTGAAATTTCTCAGAGGCTTTTGAATCACTATGCAGCTGAAGAAGATGTATTTTTGATGCACATTTTCACATATGATGAATCTTGAGTACACCATTACACTCCCAAACAAAGCAGTCGAGTATGGAATAGAGTATGCAATTGCTTGTCctgctattttttataaagcatggataaaaaaattgccagTGTGATGT
It encodes the following:
- the LOC126859145 gene encoding ubiquitin carboxyl-terminal hydrolase CYLD isoform X2 — protein: MEDRDSNKEHRVLQHYIAKQDTVLIRLFGACVVNVNELRVGMLVEALEDLKESVLKVRVIDTIGGSKIWCGTEWRCHKYDLIPVSQKIWQYLLTVQSPQERIRIANDEALCERIKNISVNDKVWYCSDSSNRRVKEIALVRYIGPVKQLGLGHYFGLELLESQEVFKTSLLAKEYFISTYSNASVTFATVNNIYPYKTESDIISGNIEKTFLKNNIGTDNNDKKRSVLDSTPAVLLEKFTLFDDNKNNNQESVNILKEHHQATKSNLENNVNNYTKSIDHTLFKCGNAVEKNEIKKFRVENKKDFIVGSTVKVLLDSDIHYGVIRWIGTPSGISPGKLMAAVELDDGHPLGTDGTYKDVRYFHCRPYKAIFTDIEHCSHYENTKLNEQPALTNNDHFGNMESSVIAGIVRPISVKGDLESICGKYRGIQGHHNSCYLDATLFSMFTFTSVFDNLLFRPPNEKDCPQYEEVQRVLREEIVNPLRKNMFVRADRVMKLRTLLEKLSSVSGLTSEEKDPEEFLTSLVAQILNAEPFLKLSSGQDAYHYQLFVEKDDHLNLPTVQQLLEQSFLTSNIRLKEVPSCLIIQMPRFGKSFKMYQKIQPTLLLDVTDIIENSPRQCTVCGKLAEFECKECYGQCGVGLESTSS
- the LOC126859145 gene encoding ubiquitin carboxyl-terminal hydrolase CYLD isoform X1, encoding MEDRDSNKEHRVLQHYIAKQDTVLIRLFGACVVNVNELRVGMLVEALEDLKESVLKVRVIDTIGGSKIWCGTEWRCHKYDLIPVSQKIWQYLLTVQSPQERIRIANDEALCERIKNISVNDKVWYCSDSSNRRVKEIALVRYIGPVKQLGLGHYFGLELLESQEVFKTSLLAKEYFISTYSNASVTFATVNNIYPYKTESDIISGNIEKTFLKNNIGTDNNDKKRSVLDSTPAVLLEKFTLFDDNKNNNQESVNILKEHHQATKSNLENNVNNYTKSIDHTLFKCGNAVEKNEIKKFRVENKKDFIVGSTVKVLLDSDIHYGVIRWIGTPSGISPGKLMAAVELDDGHPLGTDGTYKDVRYFHCRPYKAIFTDIEHCSHYENTKLNEQPALTNNDHFGNMESSVIAGIVRPISVKGDLESICGKYRGIQGHHNSCYLDATLFSMFTFTSVFDNLLFRPPNEKDCPQYEEVQRVLREEIVNPLRKNMFVRADRVMKLRTLLEKLSSVSGLTSEEKDPEEFLTSLVAQILNAEPFLKLSSGQDAYHYQLFVEKDDHLNLPTVQQLLEQSFLTSNIRLKEVPSCLIIQMPRFGKSFKMYQKIQPTLLLDVTDIIENSPRQCTVCGKLAEFECKECYGQCGVGLESIAFCLQCLEKVHRHERRTNHEPKKLIVPMEFAILQEHCPVPRLYLELSAVVCIETSHYVSFVKCGPGSEAPWCFFDSMADRKGEQNGYNIPEMVPCPDFPYWLSEEGGNYLTELTDDRHLPEHAKRLLCDAYMCMYQSPDVMMYK
- the LOC126859144 gene encoding probable Dol-P-Man:Man(7)GlcNAc(2)-PP-Dol alpha-1,6-mannosyltransferase, with the protein product MEQLIILISMLYQLYCPFTKVEESFNLQAMHDILYHGFNLTEYDHHEFPGVVPRSFLGPIVVSGFASPLIACLNYLKLNKVIAQYAVRTTLGVLVIATFKLYRHALQNIFGLQFTKWFIAITVTQYHFMYYLSRPLPNIMAMPLVLLALFGWLKQNYVIFIWASAAAIIIFRAELAILLGLFLLFDIASKKLSIQRLFKIAVPAGILFLALTVAIDSIFWRRLVWPEGEVFYFNTILNKSSEWGTSPFLWYFYSALPRGLAFSYFLVPVGMFWDARVRTFTIPAIVFVALLSFLPHKELRFIIYVFPLLNVGAAVACHRIWENRAKTKWHGFLALVILIHVALNIVFSTFLLYVANFNYPGGVAITRLHKLEKNSIEPIHVHIDVFTAQTGVSRFTQTNASWIYSKQENLTINDPEMLQFTHLLIGAKSKYSPKIKSYLKTHNIIDSIDAFSHIAFNYNMIPPIRVKTKPSIFIMKRKSNITYDPHKAKSSIFVKNPPTQIDNIKNVEFNMSHEVNTIKPIVHNIVESSEKFGKPEKIDKQNLSDIEKIKEMIINIDEEVEMFNNLIENNATSMENTTTWKIEDRNKLSPNSKDKKEKNLDSQENFESIPNIYDAKLDEKIKTNIEEKKIIKEKLENDLNLQQETQGTKKTIKKIIQEKIKEDNQKRETNDERNAEFPIKLMKRGAITTEWPKRTKMLQSNLQEAKDFKILTIQDKIQDQKIAKEHIKNDDKQKFNKAKDTTQKTDKIKIIKSVNREQIAENEDLNKEKIVDVTIKKITKTHESIDTKLPVTEGQIVKKEGKQDLKPSKSINVRESIKNIINQFKEFEKDFIYENIDSMTSTNDISHTNHIESNLHITEMDNSNTDHSVKSENQVVVKDARESFKEILDQFKHIKDELTLEEDDQFDEIAAKYMEQPIAETLLQFSEALKALMQQRKKTLPEHTTNLYDNQNINISDIRR